GGTCTATGCAATTCGCCGGAGCGCCGCGATCAGCCAAAATTCATCTGTACCCAGACACTGGATAACTGTGCTTGCCACGCACAGACGGCTTGACACTTATGTAAAGATGGGATAGGTTTCTTCGCATCGCGAACACCATCATGGCTCCAACTTCTGTTTCACCAATCAATTACCTGCTAATCTCTGTATTGCGGCTATAAGTCAGTATATTTAGGTGGGAAAGGAAGTGCCATGATCTGGTTGGGCGAAAAGTTGAGCGTCAGATATTTCCTAGTATTCGTCGTGTGTGGGATGGTTTTGCTAGCGTTTGGGTGCGCCAGTCAGTCCGAGCCGGAAGTAGCCGTGCCTGCGCCAACCGCACCCGCCGCTGCGGCGCCAGCCGTTGCCGCGCCTACCGCTGCCCCCGCTGCCCCCGCGCCTGCGCCCACCACTCCGCCGCCATCTAAGCAGCCGGAAGGCGAGCTGGTAGTCGGAGTTCCATTGCTGCATCCTCTAGTGCAGTTGCAGGAGAAGGATGCGAACGGGACGGTTGGCGGACCAGGCACTGACTTCCAGATTTATGAGGGTATCTTCCGCGCGCAGTTCACAGAGCCGGGCGTCATCCCATCTCAAGAGGAGTACGAGCCGGAGATTGCCGAGTCGTGGGAGATTGCGCCGGACCTCAACAGTGCCACGCTGAACATACGCAAGGGCATTATGTGGCATAACGATTGGGGTGAGTTGAAGGCTGAGGATGTAGTCTTCACCTACAACAACTCGTTCAAGGCTGGATCGGTGAGCAACGCGGGCGAGCAGCTTTCGCCGGGCCACAGGGCAGGCTGGGAAGTCATTGATGAGTACACCGCCAAGATGAATGTAGTTCCCGGCGAGTTCAGCCCGACTTGGGGAGTGCTGCATGGAGGGCTTGGCTGGGACTCCACTTTTGGAATGACCTGTAAGCACTGCTTTGACGAGATGGGCGAGAGCGAGTTGATATCCACTCCGATTGGCACGGGACCTTATGCAGCCAGAAAGTGGGTAGGCAATGATGAAGTTGAGGGCGAGGCGCTAATCGACCACTGGCGAATTGTGCCCAACATCAAGACGCTGAGAGTGTTCGAGATGCCCGAGGACGCGACGAGAGAAGCCGCCATCCGCACGGGCGAGGTAGATATTACCAAGATTTCCGTCAAGAAGGTCGCGGGAATCATTGATGATACTAATGGCGTTGCCGTTCCAATGGGCTTGCCAAATCCGAACACTATCTATTTCTCCGGAAACTATTGGGCTAAGATATGCCCTGAGTGCGAAGAGATGGACCTGCTAAAGGAGCCTAGGCCGGGCTTCCTGCCGGATGATGAGCATCCGTGGATTGGCAACCCGTTCGCAGAGGGCTGCGACTACGACGCAATGTTCTCGTCCGTGCCGCCGCCGGACGGCTCGGTCTGCCCTGAGATGGAAGGACCGCGCAAGGTGCGCTGGGCTATGTCTATGGCGATAGACCGACAGGCTATCGTGGACAATGTTATGGATGGCTTCAGCGATGTGGCATATACGGCAATGCATACGCAGTTCCCGCCGGGAGACCCGAATTTCCAGGAAGAGTGGACCGTGCCTTTCGACCCTGAGATGGCGCGTGAGTATCTTGCCGAGGCGGGCTTTCCGGACGGATTCTCAGTAGTGTTCTGGGCGACTGAGAGCGTGCCGAACACATGGGATCCGGAACTTGCGGACGCGGTAGCTGAGATGTGGCGCGAGCACCTGAACTTGGATGTTACCGTCGATAAATCACCGTATGCCTCGCGCAGACCGGAGACGGTAACGAAAGAGATGGATGTGCCTTGGTTGCACGGCTGGGGTTTGCCGCCCGGCGGAACGAAAGCGCCGTTCTTCTGCCCGACTCCGGGACACTTGGGAGGCGCAGAACTTCCGGCTGTGGTCTGCGATGTGAACTACGAGAACGACATAGAGCCGAACTTGGAGAAGCGCGTTCAGAACAGCATATATTTCCAAGACTACATGGCGTACTGGCACATCAACGCTGCCGTGGCAACGGTAAAGAGTTTCTGGGTGCAATTGCCGGAAGTTAAGGAGTGGCATCCTTACTGGGGCAGCAGCTTCAACAACCCGGCTACCGTAGTTATCGACAAGTAATGTTCTTTCCCATGCGCCCGGCGCAGTGATACATTCTGCAATCCGGGCGCATGGAATTGGTTAATTCTCCCTCATCTCGCACCTCCTCTTTGACGGGTGTGGGTGATTGCATTGACCTAATCCCTATCGACCGGCAGGTGTGATGCAAAGGCTCATCCTTCGGAAACTGGCTGCAATAGTGGTCGTGCTGTTCGGGCTGACCCTCCTGGTATTTTCGCTGTCGCACGCGACCGGCGACCCACGTTACCTGTACATGACTCAGTACACGCGGACGACCTCTGAAGCGTGGGAGGCGCAGGGTAAGGCGATGGGGCTGGACAAGCCTCTGATAGTGCAGTACGTCATCTGGGTTGGCAACGCCGTGCGCGGCGACTTCGGCGATTCGGTCTATTACCAGCGCAATTCGCTTGAGATGATACTGGAGGCGCTGCCAGCCACTTTGCAGCTTTCCGGTATATCGTTCTTGTTCGCCATCGCTCTCGGGATGCCGCTTGGCGTCTTGTCAGCGGTCAAGAGGAGCACAGTCTGGGACTATCTGGGGCGCAGTTTCGCGTTGCTTGGGCAGTCTGTGCCGCCGTTTTGGATAGCGATTGTGCTGGTGCTGATATTTAGCGTGCAACTGGAGTGGCTTCCAACCTCTCGCAGGGGGGACTGGCCGCACTATGTACTGCCGGTAGCGACGCTGGGATGGCTCCCGGCGGCAGGGCTGTTGCGCCTGACTCGCTCTTCTATGTTGGAGGTGCTGGACAGCGAGTACGTAAAGCTGGCTAAGGCGAAAGGAGTTAGCTCGCTGAGTATAGTATGGAAACATGCCTTCAGAAACGCGCTAATTGCGCCGTTGACCTTCGCCATGATATTGCTGGCGGGATTTATGACCGGCACAGTAGTGGTAGAGACGGTCTTCGCGTGGCCCGGCATAGGCAGGCTGGCGGTGAATGCGGCGCTGAATACGGACTTCCCGCTTGTAACGGGGCTTGCACTGGTATTCGGCGTAGTATTTTTGATCGCAAGCCTCTTCGCGGACATTCTGTACGGCATACTAGACCCAAGAATTCGCTATGAATGAGCAGCAAGTCGGAGCCGACAGTCCCGAGTTCAAGATTGAAGGCGGGCGGATATCCAAAGCCTATCAATCGTTCAGGCGGTGGCCGTTCATCCCCGTCGCCATCGCTGTGTCCCTGGTCGTGGTGGCTGTATTCGCGGAGTTGGTTGCACCGCACGACCCGCTCGAAGGGGACACTTACGACAGGAACGAACCTCCGGTGTGGGCAGAGGAGGGCAGCCCAGATTTCTTGCTCGGTACAGACCATATAGGTCGGGACATACTGAGTCGCATGATTTTCGGCGCGCGTGTGTCGCTCATCGTCGCCGTAACCGTGCTGATAGCGGGCGCGGCTCTGGGAACTCTCGTGGGGCTGGTCGCAGGGTACATGGGCGGCTTGGTAGATGAAGCGCTGATGCGGCTGGTCGATTTCGTGTTCGCGCTGCCCTTCATCGTGGTTGCGTTAGTTGCGTCGGTCGTTTGGGGGGCGAGCCTAGAGCTTGTTATCATCTTGCTGTCGCTATTCACCTGGGCGCCGTTCGCGCGGCAAGTGAGGGCGGAATCATTGCAACTCAAGACTATGGACTACGTGGCGCTGGCTAGAGTCGCGGGTGCGTCCGGCTTTCGCATTACTGTGCGGCATATTCTGCCGGGAGTGGTAAATACTGTGATGGTGCTGTCCTCGCTTCAGGTTGGTTCGCTGATTCTCACGGAGTCGGTACTCAGTTTCCTTGGAGTGGGAATACCCCCGCCGCAGCCGTCATGGGGCAGTATGGTGTCGGAAGGCAGGCAGTATATTTCTACGGCGTGGTGGATTTCCTTTTTCCCGGGATTCGCCATCCTGCTGATAGTATTCTCGATGAACTTCTTCGGCGACTGGTTGCGCGATAAGTTGGATCCTCGGCTGAGGCAGATATAGCGCGTCTGCGTCCGGCTTGGCGGTCGGTTTTCGGCAGCGGGCTAAGGGGGTATGCCGTGGTTCGGCAGACGCTTAGGACAACGCGGATTACCTGTATCTGGCTCATCCTACTAGCGATGCTGTCTGTGATTGCCTGCTCGGAAGAGCTTGAGCCGCTTTCTCCTCGACCAGCGCCCCCTGCTCTCCCCAGCGCGACTTCCATACCAAAGGCGGCGGTCATAGTCGCGCCCAGTCCCCAGAGCAAATCTCAGGAGGGCGCGAAGCGAGAGGAAGAGGAAGCACCTGACATAACACCGTTCATCAATGTGGCGTCGCAGTTTCTCAGGGACGGACATGAAGTGAACAACTATCGCCCCGCCGTTGTGGTATTCGACTATGACCGTGATGGCGACAGTGATCTGTACATTACCTCGAACAAAGGGAATGGCAACCTGCTGTATCGCAATGAAGGGAACGGCAACTTCAACGATATGGCACAGGACGTGGGCGCGGCGCTTTCGCAGAGCAATAGCAGCGGTGCGGTTGCGTGCGACTTGAACAACGACGGTTACCAGGACCTGTATGTTGGAGCGCGAGGGATAATTGGCGATGGGTTAGACTTCAGGTCTGCGATGGACGACGGGCAGGACGCGGCGCAGCTTCGTGATGCGATTCAGGATCATCTTCTGCTGAACAACGGGGATGGCAGCTTCACCGACATCACGGAGGCAGCATTCGGCGATGCTGTGAACCTGCGCTCGGCATCGAGTATCGCGTGCGCCGACATAGACGGTGACGGCTGGCTGGATATCTATGTGGGCAATGCCGTTGACGAAGACTGGTTCATGTTCGACCAGCCATCTCATCCGGGCCACTACAACCGTCTTTATCGCAACAACGGAGACCTGACTTTCGAGGAAATATCAGAGTCGGCGGGCGTTGAGGGGGGTGAGATAATGCTGCGGTATGAAGACGGCTCCCCTATCATGTTTGAAGACGAGGAGACGAGCGCCGAGTATGAAGGATACGACCCGAATATCAAGGATACCAACGGCAATCGGGTCGCAGACCCTTCCGGGCGCACACACGCGGTGCTGTTCTTCGATTATGACGATGACGGGGACCAAGACCTATGGGCGGCAAATGACGGGCATCGCCCTTATGTCTTTCGCAACGACTCTACTGCCGGAGATGTTCGTTTCACGCCCGTTGCCAAAGCTATGGGAATAGATAAATCCGGCAATTGGATGGGCTTTGCGGTCGGCGATTATGACGGAGACGTGGATCTGGATGTATTCATCCCCAATGTAGGTTATCATCTTCGCTTGCTCGCCCCGCAGCAGGAGCCGGGAGGCGACTGTAAGTACACGGAGAGATTTGAGTGGGGAACATGCCTGCATTACATGCTTCGGAACGACGGAACGAGAAAGGACGCTAGTCTGGGTGTGTTGGGCGTATTTCCGGATGTAGTATCCGATACAAGAGTGGAGCCAAGTCCTTTGATGCCTCCGCGCTCGCTGGACAAAAAGCGTATCCATCCCGACTGGGAAGCGCCCACAGGTCTCGGCGCCTACGATTTCGGCTACGGCACGACCTTCTTCGATTACGACAACGACGGGCATCAGGACTTGTACTGGCTCGGCTCTGAGGGTCCTCCGGGGAACTCTTCGTTTCCGGCAGCGGGGCGAATGCTGAAGGGGGACGGCGCCGGGGGCTTTGAGGACATCACGGTGAGGGCGCACCTGTTGGACATTCGTGATGTTGACTACTCGATTCTTGACGTTGACGACCCGGACTTCAACGCGGACAAGCAGCGCATCAGCAACAGGTTCCACTTGAATGGTAAGGGGCTCGCGCATGGCGACCTGAATGGTGACGGCTACCTTGACCTGATTGGAACGAACAGCAGCGGACCAAGATGGGATGATCGGACGGGGAAGTGGATACCTGAATTGGGACCGATATTTGTGTGGCTCAACGGCGGTGGCGACAATCACTGGATCACGCTATTACTGAAAGGGCGCATGGGCGTGGATGGCACGGGCAGCAACGCTGACGCCGTTGGAGCGCGGGTGTATCTGGTCTCGGGAGGGCGCACGCAGGTGCAGGAAGTACGCACGGGATCGAGTTATTTGTCGATGGATAGCATTGCGCTGGAGTTTGGGTTAGGCTCTGCGGCATTGGCTGACGAAATCAGGGTGCGTTGGCCTAGCGGGAGAACACAGGTGATCGATGATGTGCCCGCAGATCAGGTTGTTCAGATAGTTGAACCCGAATCCTGATAGTTTCTTCCTTTACGCGCGCGGTTGGTGGTCATTCCCGCCATTCATCCCGCTCATTCTGCACTGGGCATCATTCGTTCTGCCGTTCACCTTTTGTGCTGTAAGCGTGCTGTCAATCGGCATCTTCTACTTGCCAGCCGCAATTGCAACGCTCGTGGTGGCGATTGCAAGGGGAAGGGACTAACGAGAATCTCAAGTCGCCACAGAAGTCTTGTGCCAGCCTTCTTGTCATCACGCGCGGCAAATGGAAAGAGGGCGGTCAGGAGACCGCCCTCTAAATGTGTCCGGCATTGAGTGTGCCACTATCGCACCGACATTGGGGTGCGATAGTGGTGCAAGCAGACTATTCTACTTATCCGCCGCCTCTTCGGTTACTTCTTCCATGGCGGCGTAGTTCATGCTGTAGAGGTGCGCGTACAAGCCGTTTTGTTCCATTAGCGAGTCGTGGTTGCCCACTTCTACGATTTCACCTTGGTTCAGCACAACTATTTTGTCCGCGCCGCGTATGGTGGACAGACGGTGCGCTATGACGATTGCCGTGCGTCCCTTTAGCAGCCGTTGCAACGCCTGCTGGATTAGCATCTCGGTGTAACTGTCGATGTTCGCCGTCGCCTCGTCCAAGATTAGGATGCGCGGGTCTGCAACGATTGCGCGCGCAAAGCTCAGCAGCTGCCGCTGTCCGAGGCTCAGGTTAACGCCGCGCTCCGCTAAGTAGGTGTCGTAGCCGAAGTCCATCTGCATGATGATGTCGTGGACGCCGACCGCTTTCGCCGCCTCTATCATGTGCTCGTCGCTGGCGCCCGGATGGTTGTACTTGATGTTATCGCGCACCGTGCCGGAGAACAGGAACGGCTCTTGCAGCACCATGCTCATCTGACCGGCGAGCGAGCTGCGCGTAACATCGCGAATGTCGTAGCCGTCCACGAGTATCGCGCCCTTTTCGCGCGGCACATCGTAGAACCGCGAGATAAGAGACACGAGCGTGGTCTTGCCCGCGCCCGTTGGTCCCACGACCGCGACCGTCTCGCCCGGGTTGATGTGCAGCGTCATGTGCTTCAGCACATCCGGCATCTCGCTCGCGCTGCCGTTTATACCGTTCGTCTGCGCGTTCTCCCTGTCCAGCCCGACAATCGCCTCGCTCGCCGCGTAGCTGAAGCTGAGGTCTTTCAGCTCCACATCGCCCTTCAGGCGCGGCAATTTGCCCGCGTTTGGTCTGTCCACGAGGTCAGGCTCGACATCCAATAGCTCGAATATGCGCGCGCCGGACGCCATCGAACGCTGTAACTGCGTGTACTGCATCGTCAGGTTGCGAATCGGGTCGAAGAAGCGCTGAATGTACATGACGAACGCTATCAACACTCCGATAGCGATCTCGTTGCCCTGCACCATGCTCGACCCGAAGAATACCGCCAGCACGATAGCCAGCGCAGTCAGAATATCCACCGCGGGCAGCAGGCTTGAAGACAGCTTGCCTGCCCACAGGTTAGCGTTCAGGTGTTCCGTATTCTTCTCGTCGAACTGTTCCAGGTTGCGCGGCTGACGGTTCAGCGCTTGCACCACGCGCACGCCCGTTATATTCTCGTTCAGCGCACCATTGACTATCGAAATGGCGGTGCGGATTCGCAGGAACGCCTTCACCGCGAACGGCTGCCAGATTGCCATTGTCAGCGCCAGTATTGGCAGCACCGCCATCGTTATCAGGCCGAGCTTCAGATTCAGTATCAGCAGCATCACGACGATCCCGCCCAGGCTCAGCAGGTCGGCAGCCGTCATAATGACCACGGTCATAAGCTCCTGGAGCTGCCACACATCCCCCTGCACCCGCGACATAATGCGTCCCACTTCCGTCTTGTCATAGTACGAAAGTGATAGCTTCTGCAGGTGCCCGAACATGGCGCGCCGCAAGTCGTACAGCATTCCCAGGCCAACCTTCGCCATGAACAACTGCTGGAAGAAGTTCGCCGCCATTCCGCCCAGCGCGACCGCTATGAACACGCCGCCCATCACGAGCAGCCCCCGGAAGTCCCCCTGCTTTATGTATCCGTCAATGCCCCGACCCAGAAGGAACGGGATAGCCACCTGCGATCCTACATACACCAGCATAGACAGAAACGCCAGGAGCGCAAACAATCTGTACGGGCGTACATAAGGCATCAGCCGCATTATCACCCGCTTGTCATAAACGCGCCCAAAGGTCTCGCCGTCAACCTCTCTGGAGCTGCTTCTACCGCTGAACGCGCCGCCGCTCATCATCATATTGTCACGGCCTCCTTTGCGCTTGCCGCCTGGCCGGTGCTCGAAAACTCGTCGCCCACATCGATGTCCCTCATGACATCCTCCTGCGGCCTCAGCTGCAATTCGTAGATCTCGTGGTACCTGCCGCCCAACGCGAGCAAATCCTGGTGCGTTCCTCGCTCGACTATCTCACCCTTATCCATCACGATAATCTCGTCCGCGCGGTGCACCGTGCTCAGCCTGTGCGCGATGATAAGCGTCGTCCTGCCCTTCATAACCTCTTCCATAGCCTGTCGGATGAGATCTTCCGTATTAGCGTCAACGCTGGATGTGGAATCGTCAAGCACCAGTATCGGTGGGTCGAGCAGCACTGCCCGCGCGATGGACATTCGCTGCCGCTGACCGCCGGAAAGGTTGACGCCCCGCTCGCCGAGTTCGGTATCGTACCCGCCGTCAAGCGCCGATATGAAGTTATGCAACTGCGCTATCTTCGCCGCCTGTATCACATCTTCAAGCGGAGCATCCTCGCGGCCATACGCGATGTTCTCGCGCAAGCCCGTGCCGAATAGGAACACGTCCTGCTGCACTATACCGATGTTGTGTCGCAGCGATTTCAGCGTGGTATCCCGGATGTCCATTCCGTCTATGGTGATGCGTCCCGAGTCCACGTCGTAGAAGCGCGGCAATAGGTTTGCCACCGAACTCTTGCCGCTGCCGGGAGGTCCCAACAGTGCGACAACCTTGCCCGGTTCTGCCTCGAAGTTGATGTTGTTCAGCACGGGCTTGCCCTCTTCGTAGCTGAATCTCACATCCTCGAAGCGCACATGACCCTTCACGCGCCCAAGCTCCTTGGCGTCAGCCTTCTCCGCCACTTCGGATTCGGTGTCCAGTATCTCGAACAGCCTCTGGCCGCCCGACGCCGCCCTCGCGTACGCATTCACCAGAAAGCCCGACATCCGCACCGGCATCGCCAAAATCTGCATATAGAAGACGAAAGCCGAAAGCTGTTCGATACTCAGGTCACCGTTGATATACCGCCAGCCACCAAACAGAAGTATGATCGCCAGACCCATCTGGAAAGAAAACAGCGTGAACGCGTTGTTTGCGGCACGTAGTCTCTCCGCGCTCAGGAAGGCGACCGAAACCTCTTCGCTCTTATCGTTATACTTCTGGTTCTCGAAGTCCTCGGACGCGAACGCCTTCACCACGCGCTGCCCCGTCAGATTCTCCTGGAGGACGGTGTTCAGGTCCGCCATCATATCCTGAATCTTCAGCCAGGCTTCTCTTAGCCTCAGCCTCACGACCCCCGAAAACACCATCACCAAAGGCACGAAGCCGATGCTCGCCAGACCGAGCTGCCAGTCCATTCTTACCAGAATGATGGAGACTACTACGAACAGCGCCATAAAATACGGAGTCCGGACGATGCCCATGTTGACGAACATGCGGATGTTCTCCACATCCGTAATTGCCCGCGACATCACCTGGCCCGTGTGGTTCTTGTCGTGAAAACCGAAACTCAGGTGCTGCACATGGTCGTACAGCTTGTTGCGGAGGTCGTATGACACGTACTGCGACACCGCCTCGCCAAAGTAGTTCTGAAAGAAAGACAGCCCGCCCCGGATAATGCTCAGACCGATGATGACTCCGACAATTATCAGAAGGTTCCGAAGAGGAACCCCGCCCTCCGTTAGCATATCCTCGATCTGCCCGATCGCCTGACCGAACACATACGGTAGGATCAAATATGCGGTTGTCGCACCTATCATCGCAATGTACGCGGCAGCCATCTCCCGCTTGCGACTGAACGCCATTTTCACAATTCGCCAGATTACCTGCATAAGCGCTCCAGTCCCTCCTCTGATTCGCGCTGCGGCGGCATATACAACCCTCACGCCGCCCGTTCACTATCCCTCCAACCATCTTCGACAAATAATTGTACCACTTGCAGCGTCCATTATGGTAACTAATTCTGAATGCAGGGTGAAGGGAAATGGACATTCGCATTCATGTGCGGGATAGAAAGGACGGGTTTGGGAGCAATGAAGTGCGGCAATGAATGGCAATGAAGAAGGAAGAACTACCGCAAGCCGTAGCCTCGCCGGAAGACTTGCCTATGCGCGCCGGAGCAGATGAAAACCACGACCGCCGGAATATAGACCGCCGTGTTCATCAGCGCATGGAATATGACGCCGTCGAAGTGTGCGCCGACTAATCCGGGCGTTCCCTGTAAGCCGGAGTTGAAGAACTGTACCAGTCGCGCCGAATGTTCGACCATGTGGTAGCCTTGCAATACGACCGTACCGACTAGAATCGCGCCGAGCATCTTATCCTGCCTGCACATGCGCTTGCCGAAGTTGAGCCAGCCCAGCGTTACGAATATCAGCGCGGCTAGGTACATCAGGTTGAAGGTGAAGTGGACCTGCTCCAAGTCGAGCGCGCCTATCAGCCCGTGCGCGTACGAATAATCCAGCACGAACTTCTGATAGATCTGCGCGATATGCTCAACCATGTGCAGCGTCTGTATCGCGACCGTCGCCACGAACATCCAGAGGAACTGCCGAAATGGGCTTGCGCGCAACTCCGAAATCGAAAGCATATCCATTCCCAAGTGTTGCCCAAGTGTTGATTGGATTACACTTAATCTACACTATGCTGTCAAGCCCATTCCACTGATTTGCGCGAAAATTGCCGCAGTTTCGTACAAATTGCGTCTTTCGCCAAGAAAAGAATCCCCGATATTAGGGACTCACCGTCAATTCCGCCTATGGGATGACAGAAGGCTTGAACAATGTGAGGAATGAGAGGTGCTACCCACCATGCCTAGAAATCGCTAGGTTCCGTTGACATTTCACAATTGCGTCCCGTCATTCTTGCGGAAGCAGGAATCTAGCGCTTGCAAGCGGCGTCAATATGACAAAGACTGCTACATTTAAGATTTTGCATTCTCGTTTCCACGTGAATGCCCCCACTGTCAACAAAACCTAGTGCCGATTGCCAGTCCCGCCGCCGCGCGAATGCCAGTCAACAGGATGATGCCCCTTAGACACCGGCACGCTGTAGTAACCGTAGTACCCGCTGATCGTACCTGCGCCGTCGTCGGCGAGCGCGATGATGATTATCTTGTAGCCCATGTCGGACTGGTGCATCAGCCGCCATACGCGCTGTTTGTGCGGCTCCGGCACCTGTTCCACGACCGCGGTCAGCTGCCCTTTCACATACGCTTCATCGTTGCTAAGCCGCTGCCTCAGTGCGTCCACGCTCGCCTTGTGCTTGTGATGGGCGGGTGCCGGCGGCATCTCTATGAAGTGCAATGGCAGCACGACGCCGATGTGGTTCGCGGACTCGTTCAAATGGCGCTGTAACCGAAACGCGACTACTTCCGCCTCGTGGATGCGTCCTCTGACAATCAACTCGCGCATTTCCCTGCCGCGTTCGCGCGCCAACTTCGCTTGCACCTCTGCCTTGCGCTCAGCCGAGCGTGCGATAATGCGCTCTTCGACACTCTCGCGCATCGTCTTGACCGGATACAACGCTTCGCCCGGGAGGCTGTCCGCTGATGCGACAGTGGTGCCGCCCGCCGCCACGACGGTCAGGAAGACGACCGCGAAAGCCGCCAGTATTGGCGTGGACAGCGGCCGCCACGACAGTCTGGGCAACTGCCAGCGCCAGCGACTTCGCTGCTTGCCTTCTGCCAACGCAGCCTGCATACGCGCCATACCGCGCGCTCGTGCCGCATCGCTTGGCGTCGCCGTGTGTGCGATGCGGATCGTCTCTTGGCTCGTCCGCAGCAGCGGAGCTAGCTCGTCCGCATGCTCCGGATACCGCGCCAAGCACTCCACGATGCTCTCGCCGGCGGCAAGTCTCGCTAAGCAGTCGTCCAATATATTGTCAAAGTGAGAGTCCTTCATCTCATTCCTCTGACATTCCAGTCACTTAGTCCATTCCCCAAAGGGGGAAGGTTAGGATAAGGGCAATTTGCCTCTTACCCTTCCGAACACCGCAACGCCACAGCCGGTCGCCCTTCCACCTCTGAACACAGCGTCCGG
The Chloroflexota bacterium DNA segment above includes these coding regions:
- a CDS encoding CRTAC1 family protein yields the protein MVRQTLRTTRITCIWLILLAMLSVIACSEELEPLSPRPAPPALPSATSIPKAAVIVAPSPQSKSQEGAKREEEEAPDITPFINVASQFLRDGHEVNNYRPAVVVFDYDRDGDSDLYITSNKGNGNLLYRNEGNGNFNDMAQDVGAALSQSNSSGAVACDLNNDGYQDLYVGARGIIGDGLDFRSAMDDGQDAAQLRDAIQDHLLLNNGDGSFTDITEAAFGDAVNLRSASSIACADIDGDGWLDIYVGNAVDEDWFMFDQPSHPGHYNRLYRNNGDLTFEEISESAGVEGGEIMLRYEDGSPIMFEDEETSAEYEGYDPNIKDTNGNRVADPSGRTHAVLFFDYDDDGDQDLWAANDGHRPYVFRNDSTAGDVRFTPVAKAMGIDKSGNWMGFAVGDYDGDVDLDVFIPNVGYHLRLLAPQQEPGGDCKYTERFEWGTCLHYMLRNDGTRKDASLGVLGVFPDVVSDTRVEPSPLMPPRSLDKKRIHPDWEAPTGLGAYDFGYGTTFFDYDNDGHQDLYWLGSEGPPGNSSFPAAGRMLKGDGAGGFEDITVRAHLLDIRDVDYSILDVDDPDFNADKQRISNRFHLNGKGLAHGDLNGDGYLDLIGTNSSGPRWDDRTGKWIPELGPIFVWLNGGGDNHWITLLLKGRMGVDGTGSNADAVGARVYLVSGGRTQVQEVRTGSSYLSMDSIALEFGLGSAALADEIRVRWPSGRTQVIDDVPADQVVQIVEPES
- a CDS encoding ABC transporter permease; translated protein: MNEQQVGADSPEFKIEGGRISKAYQSFRRWPFIPVAIAVSLVVVAVFAELVAPHDPLEGDTYDRNEPPVWAEEGSPDFLLGTDHIGRDILSRMIFGARVSLIVAVTVLIAGAALGTLVGLVAGYMGGLVDEALMRLVDFVFALPFIVVALVASVVWGASLELVIILLSLFTWAPFARQVRAESLQLKTMDYVALARVAGASGFRITVRHILPGVVNTVMVLSSLQVGSLILTESVLSFLGVGIPPPQPSWGSMVSEGRQYISTAWWISFFPGFAILLIVFSMNFFGDWLRDKLDPRLRQI
- a CDS encoding ABC transporter ATP-binding protein encodes the protein MMMSGGAFSGRSSSREVDGETFGRVYDKRVIMRLMPYVRPYRLFALLAFLSMLVYVGSQVAIPFLLGRGIDGYIKQGDFRGLLVMGGVFIAVALGGMAANFFQQLFMAKVGLGMLYDLRRAMFGHLQKLSLSYYDKTEVGRIMSRVQGDVWQLQELMTVVIMTAADLLSLGGIVVMLLILNLKLGLITMAVLPILALTMAIWQPFAVKAFLRIRTAISIVNGALNENITGVRVVQALNRQPRNLEQFDEKNTEHLNANLWAGKLSSSLLPAVDILTALAIVLAVFFGSSMVQGNEIAIGVLIAFVMYIQRFFDPIRNLTMQYTQLQRSMASGARIFELLDVEPDLVDRPNAGKLPRLKGDVELKDLSFSYAASEAIVGLDRENAQTNGINGSASEMPDVLKHMTLHINPGETVAVVGPTGAGKTTLVSLISRFYDVPREKGAILVDGYDIRDVTRSSLAGQMSMVLQEPFLFSGTVRDNIKYNHPGASDEHMIEAAKAVGVHDIIMQMDFGYDTYLAERGVNLSLGQRQLLSFARAIVADPRILILDEATANIDSYTEMLIQQALQRLLKGRTAIVIAHRLSTIRGADKIVVLNQGEIVEVGNHDSLMEQNGLYAHLYSMNYAAMEEVTEEAADK
- a CDS encoding ABC transporter ATP-binding protein, translated to MQVIWRIVKMAFSRKREMAAAYIAMIGATTAYLILPYVFGQAIGQIEDMLTEGGVPLRNLLIIVGVIIGLSIIRGGLSFFQNYFGEAVSQYVSYDLRNKLYDHVQHLSFGFHDKNHTGQVMSRAITDVENIRMFVNMGIVRTPYFMALFVVVSIILVRMDWQLGLASIGFVPLVMVFSGVVRLRLREAWLKIQDMMADLNTVLQENLTGQRVVKAFASEDFENQKYNDKSEEVSVAFLSAERLRAANNAFTLFSFQMGLAIILLFGGWRYINGDLSIEQLSAFVFYMQILAMPVRMSGFLVNAYARAASGGQRLFEILDTESEVAEKADAKELGRVKGHVRFEDVRFSYEEGKPVLNNINFEAEPGKVVALLGPPGSGKSSVANLLPRFYDVDSGRITIDGMDIRDTTLKSLRHNIGIVQQDVFLFGTGLRENIAYGREDAPLEDVIQAAKIAQLHNFISALDGGYDTELGERGVNLSGGQRQRMSIARAVLLDPPILVLDDSTSSVDANTEDLIRQAMEEVMKGRTTLIIAHRLSTVHRADEIIVMDKGEIVERGTHQDLLALGGRYHEIYELQLRPQEDVMRDIDVGDEFSSTGQAASAKEAVTI
- a CDS encoding ABC transporter permease, producing the protein MQRLILRKLAAIVVVLFGLTLLVFSLSHATGDPRYLYMTQYTRTTSEAWEAQGKAMGLDKPLIVQYVIWVGNAVRGDFGDSVYYQRNSLEMILEALPATLQLSGISFLFAIALGMPLGVLSAVKRSTVWDYLGRSFALLGQSVPPFWIAIVLVLIFSVQLEWLPTSRRGDWPHYVLPVATLGWLPAAGLLRLTRSSMLEVLDSEYVKLAKAKGVSSLSIVWKHAFRNALIAPLTFAMILLAGFMTGTVVVETVFAWPGIGRLAVNAALNTDFPLVTGLALVFGVVFLIASLFADILYGILDPRIRYE